In a genomic window of Helianthus annuus cultivar XRQ/B chromosome 10, HanXRQr2.0-SUNRISE, whole genome shotgun sequence:
- the LOC110886411 gene encoding F-box/FBD/LRR-repeat protein At1g13570-like isoform X1 — translation MERRRKLFNAIPRVLLMHQGPIHEFSIDSIANCDCFELDPIIFHLSRNHAVKKLKLAFDYMYPHKLPLCAFSLHHLRDLHLFNVVIDHQPIFSGFGSLRSLCLYSVKISKNALLHLLSNCPSLKRFTLLGSICDKDCTIIELFDCLHVIEDLTIYGDTPELLVLDSVPNELPTSLIHLKYFCFNEPYFGEDHGLIFLLILIKCSPNLEKIELDIDEGIADDNETWFGILEENSDVRLEHLKELEIHRFSNLRREMELVTVILARSPKLKKVIIHSLVEKDEESDMLKILLQASRASPVEIVVID, via the exons ATGGAACGGAGGCGTAAACTTTTCAATGCTATACCCCGAGTTCTGTTAATGCACCAGGGTCCAATACACGAGTTCAGCATTGACTCGATTGCAAACTGTGACTGTTTTGAACTTGATCCAATAATATTTCATTTGTCTAGGAACCATGCTGTCAAGAAATTAAAACTAGCGTTTGATTATATGTATCCGCATAAGTTGCCCTTATGCGCCTTCTCTTTGCATCATTTAAGAGACCTACATCTCTTTAATGTTGTTATTGACCATCAACCAATATTCAGTGGATTTGGTAGCCTTAGAAGCTTATGCTTGTATTCTGTAAAGATCTCTAAAAATGCTCTTCTTCATCTTTTATCTAATTGTCCGTCGCTTAAGAGGTTCACTTTG CTAGGATCTATCTGTGATAAAGATTGCACAATTATTGAGCTATTTGATTGTCTACATGTGATTGAAGATCTGACTATCTACGGGGACACTCCCGAACtg CTTGTTCTAGACTCGGTTCCAAACGAGCTTCCAACCTCACTAATCCACCTCAAGTACTTTTGTTTTAACGAACCGTATTTCGGTGAAGACCATGGATTAATCTTTCTTCTTATTTTGATCAAATGTTCCCCAAACTTGGAGAAAATTGAGCTAGAC ATTGACGAGGGTATTGCTGATGACAATGAGACGTGGTTTGGTATATTGGAAGAAAATTCAGATGTTCGGTTGGAGCATCTGAAGGAATTGGAGATTCACCGTTTCAGCAACTTGAGGCGTGAGATGGAGCTTGTGACGGTTATCTTGGCAAGGTCACCCAAGCTGAAGAAGGTGATCATACATAGTTTGGTTGAAAAGGATGAAGAGTcggatatgttaaaaattctctTACAAGCCTCACGCGCATCACCTGTAGAAATCGTTGTGATAGATTAG
- the LOC110886411 gene encoding uncharacterized protein LOC110886411 isoform X2, producing the protein MERRRKLFNAIPRVLLMHQGPIHEFSIDSIANCDCFELDPIIFHLSRNHAVKKLKLAFDYMYPHKLPLCAFSLHHLRDLHLFNVVIDHQPIFSGFGSLRSLCLYSVKISKNALLHLLSNCPSLKRFTLLGSICDKDCTIIELFDCLHVIEDLTIYGDTPELIDEGIADDNETWFGILEENSDVRLEHLKELEIHRFSNLRREMELVTVILARSPKLKKVIIHSLVEKDEESDMLKILLQASRASPVEIVVID; encoded by the exons ATGGAACGGAGGCGTAAACTTTTCAATGCTATACCCCGAGTTCTGTTAATGCACCAGGGTCCAATACACGAGTTCAGCATTGACTCGATTGCAAACTGTGACTGTTTTGAACTTGATCCAATAATATTTCATTTGTCTAGGAACCATGCTGTCAAGAAATTAAAACTAGCGTTTGATTATATGTATCCGCATAAGTTGCCCTTATGCGCCTTCTCTTTGCATCATTTAAGAGACCTACATCTCTTTAATGTTGTTATTGACCATCAACCAATATTCAGTGGATTTGGTAGCCTTAGAAGCTTATGCTTGTATTCTGTAAAGATCTCTAAAAATGCTCTTCTTCATCTTTTATCTAATTGTCCGTCGCTTAAGAGGTTCACTTTG CTAGGATCTATCTGTGATAAAGATTGCACAATTATTGAGCTATTTGATTGTCTACATGTGATTGAAGATCTGACTATCTACGGGGACACTCCCGAACtg ATTGACGAGGGTATTGCTGATGACAATGAGACGTGGTTTGGTATATTGGAAGAAAATTCAGATGTTCGGTTGGAGCATCTGAAGGAATTGGAGATTCACCGTTTCAGCAACTTGAGGCGTGAGATGGAGCTTGTGACGGTTATCTTGGCAAGGTCACCCAAGCTGAAGAAGGTGATCATACATAGTTTGGTTGAAAAGGATGAAGAGTcggatatgttaaaaattctctTACAAGCCTCACGCGCATCACCTGTAGAAATCGTTGTGATAGATTAG
- the LOC110883221 gene encoding chitinase CLP: protein MFLLIQLLVIVLAFMSHEHEAMAAYVPPYTSIVVPVNKHTDAAKPLYSVEIMTAYDYVNEQYLHSNFLIDTDAPFIWHDCIVQWNIYPGSCPTNTLCTYAVSCVDYQCTTFRTSYSYKNPSCPLETNTSSFPGWGDCTCSVNVFNPVTGSCNQTLINYNDFTVNVSDGRKIFSGLYDAHPYAACAPHSTFASFPSNVSGVMAFSSSPYAFPAYFYQPLKKTLALCLPSKPSAPGVLFFGTGPYYLLPQSNVDVRSYLSYTPLVTRPDSFGYFISVNSIVIKKIDIYNGVVRRFTKITNEVACLAFVDGGATSEPAIVIGTFQFEDNFLEFDLENSTFGFSSSLLPCAPHSTFASFPSNVSGVMAFSSSPYVLQTLSMGARTGVKLYTPSTRAVSIALRFTKVTKQLRPAKPVAPFGLCFSTSTAGLKVPDIDFSLPDGKKWTVSTANSIKQITNEVACLAFVDGGATSEPAIVIGTFQFEDNFLEFDLENSTFGFSSSLLRKPTSCANFNFTLTDGP from the exons ATGTTTTTGCTTATACAACTACTCGTTATCGTTCTAGCTTTCATGTCTCATGAACATGAGGCTATGGCTGCGTATGTGCCGCCATACACATCCATAGTAGTTCCGGTTAACAAACATACCGATGCTGCTAAGCCTCTCTATAGTGTTGAGATCATGACAGCCTATGACTATGTAAACGAGCAATACTTGCATTCAAACTTCCTTATAGACACCGATGCTCCCTTCATATGGCACGACTGCATCGTGCAATGGAACATTTATCCAGGCAGTTGCCCCACCAACACGCTCTGCACATACGCTGTTTCTTGCGTAGATTATCAATGCACAACTTTTCGAACGTCTTACTCTTATAAGAATCCTTCTTGCCCTCTAGAAACCAACACTTCTTCGTTCCCTGGTTGGGGTGACTGTACATGCTCAGTCAACGTGTTTAACCCTGTGACTGGTTCGTGTAACCAAACCCTTATCAACTACAACGATTTCACAGTGAACGTAAGTGACGGTAGAAAAATCTTCAGTGGTTTATATGATGCACACCCTTATGCAGCATGTGCTCCTCATTCAACATTTGCATCATTTCCTTCAAATGTTTCTGGTGTCATGGCATTTTCTTCCTCGCCTTACGCCTTCCCAGCTTACTTCTATCAACCCCTTAAAAAAACGTTAGCTCTATGTCTTCCAAGCAAGCCGTCTGCCCCTGGGGTTCTGTTCTTTGGAACCGGTCCTTATTACCTTCTTCCTCAATCAAACGTCGATGTAAGAAGTTATCTTTCTTATACTCCGTTGGTAACGCGACCAGATTCTTTTGGATACTTTATCAGTGTCAATAGCATTGTAATTAAAAAGATCGATATCTATAATGGTGTGGTTAGGAGGTTTACAAAG ATTACAAACGAGGTGGCGTGTTTGGCGTTTGTTGACGGTGGTGCAACGAGTGAGCCTGCAATCGTGATCGGGACGTTTCAGTTTGAGGACAACTTTCTAGAATTTGATTTAGAGAATTCGACTTTTGGGTTTAGTTCGTCGTTGCTAC CATGTGCTCCTCATTCAACATTTGCATCATTTCCTTCAAATGTTTCTGGTGTCATGGCATTTTCTTCCTCGCCTTACGTTTTACAAACACTATCAATGGGTGCAAGAACCGGCGTCAAGTTATATACTCCGTCGACCAGAGCAGTGTCAATAGCATT GAGGTTTACAAAGGTTACAAAACAATTACGTCCTGCAAAGCCTGTCGCCCCCTTCGGCCTTTGTTTCAGCACCTCCACTGCTGGTTTGAAAGTTCCTGATATCGATTTCAGCCTCCCGGATGGGAAGAAGTGGACTGTATCCACTGCTAACTCTATTAAGCAGATTACAAACGAGGTGGCGTGTTTGGCGTTTGTTGACGGTGGTGCAACGAGTGAGCCTGCAATCGTGATCGGGACGTTTCAGTTTGAGGACAACTTTCTAGAATTTGATTTAGAGAATTCGACTTTTGGGTTTAGTTCGTCGTTGCTACGTAAGCCGACGTCTTGTGCAAACTTCAACTTTACACTTACCGACGGCCCTTAA